The following are encoded together in the Thermoanaerobaculia bacterium genome:
- a CDS encoding VCBS repeat-containing protein has translation MPATRLDAPSPLPFAGRQRLAAALAGAICLFTPLAGRAGDWVEFVEATATRLVAASAVGASDVEEKDFAIGDLDRDCRTDLVVVRKTPFSNAGGRRNVLFMNEGGVLTDRSATLAPAFLDATDDRDVQLADFDGDGWLDIVTAGTFSEPPRILMNQGRDQKGVWLGVAYDPGRIPAFTPPPKFCSVAVGDVSGGLGPDLYFTDYENGLEDRLLINDGGGFFSDETSTRLTPAMASSVFGTSSQIADFNLDGSNDIVKVNSSGNAPPPGTSPHISILYNDGFGAFTFQDDIYDVAPYQVAAADFTQDGRLDLLVVDDGQDRYLVNTGNDAQGHAEFTQSTVGSSPGTAFFGGSSRFADFDGDGILDAIVADVDTDIAGFGGRLVLLRGQGTPPNVALVDPLAGATRSWTAQGTFDAVGMHVDQDGNLDLVVGAFDGTRVFLGVGPRVFADGFEAETAGCWTQAVP, from the coding sequence ATGCCAGCGACCCGTCTCGACGCTCCTTCACCCCTGCCCTTCGCCGGCCGCCAGCGCTTGGCCGCCGCGCTGGCGGGAGCGATCTGCCTGTTCACGCCGCTCGCCGGGCGCGCCGGCGACTGGGTCGAGTTCGTCGAGGCGACAGCGACCCGCCTGGTGGCCGCGAGCGCCGTCGGCGCCAGCGATGTCGAAGAGAAGGACTTCGCCATCGGCGATCTCGACCGCGATTGCCGCACCGATCTCGTCGTGGTGAGGAAGACGCCGTTCAGCAACGCCGGCGGCCGTCGAAACGTCCTGTTCATGAACGAAGGCGGCGTCCTGACGGACCGCAGCGCGACGCTCGCGCCGGCCTTCCTGGACGCCACCGACGATCGTGACGTGCAGCTCGCCGACTTCGACGGCGACGGCTGGTTGGACATCGTCACCGCCGGTACCTTCAGCGAGCCGCCGCGCATCCTGATGAACCAGGGGCGCGACCAGAAGGGCGTCTGGCTGGGTGTCGCGTACGACCCGGGGCGCATTCCGGCCTTCACCCCGCCGCCGAAATTCTGTTCCGTCGCCGTCGGCGACGTGAGCGGTGGGCTGGGACCCGATCTCTATTTCACGGACTACGAGAACGGGCTCGAGGATCGACTTCTGATCAACGATGGCGGCGGCTTCTTCAGCGACGAGACGTCCACTCGTCTCACACCGGCGATGGCGAGCTCGGTTTTCGGCACTTCGTCGCAGATCGCCGACTTCAATCTCGACGGCTCGAACGACATCGTCAAGGTCAACTCGAGCGGCAATGCTCCGCCCCCCGGCACCAGCCCGCACATCTCCATCCTCTACAACGACGGCTTCGGCGCGTTCACCTTCCAGGACGACATCTACGACGTCGCGCCCTACCAGGTCGCCGCGGCCGATTTCACCCAGGACGGGCGCCTCGACCTCCTGGTCGTCGACGACGGCCAGGACCGTTACCTGGTCAACACCGGCAACGACGCCCAGGGTCACGCCGAGTTCACGCAAAGCACGGTCGGCAGCAGTCCCGGCACCGCCTTCTTCGGTGGCAGCAGCCGCTTCGCCGATTTCGACGGCGACGGCATCCTGGACGCCATCGTCGCCGATGTCGATACCGACATCGCCGGCTTCGGCGGCCGGCTGGTGCTGCTGCGCGGGCAGGGGACGCCGCCGAACGTCGCGCTCGTCGATCCGCTGGCTGGCGCCACGCGCAGCTGGACGGCGCAGGGGACCTTCGATGCGGTCGGCATGCACGTCGACCAGGACGGTAACCTCGACCTGGTCGTCGGCGCCTTCGATGGCACCCGGGTGTTCCTCGGCGTCGGCCCCCGCGTCTTCGCCGACGGCTTCGAAGCCGAAACCGCGGGCTGCTGGACCCAGGCCGTCCCCTAG
- a CDS encoding VCBS repeat-containing protein → MVAGLRASILLAASALLLLPPAVVAQAVAAGSVPRAGAPLPPPGEMARLKAAIEAGDTAGARRRLLPLVEQHPEWGRATLLLATTYFRERRFELARPLFARAIELDPEEPFGRLALGWCHFYLGELAAAEAAMRAFLELAPEHAEGHYALGLVELERNEVAAARRSLERSAALAAESGDRVVEERARARLGDLDRRQSGPAGVHPVSGPGPGAGPASATGLRFTLLPDAAGIDLVMTSGRMPSREIAEVNGGGVALFDYDRDGDLDIFLANGSTLEATELGPGSRLYANRGNGTFEDATAKAGIDLRRWATGVAVGDYDGDGWDDLYVACFGRNVLLRNQADAASGRRFVDVTAQAGVGDPGWSTSAAFGDLDGDGDLDLYVVNYLEFDPQQPPARTGNAFKGVPVMAGPRGLRAQPDTLYENRGDGTFADSSAVAGARVDGGLDYGLVTLILDFDGDGRRDIFVGNDSTANQLYRNLGSLRFENVADRAGIAVSDHGVPQATMGFAVTDANGDGRPDLFNTAFSDDTNTLRINLGDGLFDDRSAQYGLAAVSRPFLSWGCGFYDFDLDGDEDLFVANGHVYPELDGPDLGASWAQEPLLFESRGGRFERASASASGAGEWLARRVHGRAVAFGDLDGDADVDIVMTTLNGSPWVLRNEAPRGRALAVELRAPAPNRHAFGSVVELETPSGVARRWITGGGSYQSVDEPVAFFALAGAARGTLRVRWPDGTTTVVEGVHGDQRLVVAKPPL, encoded by the coding sequence ATCGAGGCGGGTGACACGGCGGGTGCGCGGCGGCGGTTGCTGCCGCTCGTCGAGCAGCATCCGGAGTGGGGGCGCGCGACGCTCCTGCTCGCCACGACCTACTTCCGGGAACGCCGCTTCGAGCTCGCGCGTCCGCTGTTCGCGCGCGCCATCGAGCTCGATCCCGAGGAGCCCTTTGGCCGGCTCGCGCTCGGCTGGTGTCATTTCTACCTGGGCGAGCTCGCGGCGGCCGAGGCGGCGATGAGGGCGTTCCTCGAGTTGGCGCCGGAGCACGCCGAGGGCCACTACGCGCTGGGCCTCGTCGAGCTCGAACGCAACGAAGTCGCGGCCGCGCGGCGGAGCCTCGAGCGCAGCGCCGCGCTCGCCGCCGAGAGCGGCGACAGAGTCGTCGAAGAGCGCGCTCGCGCCCGGCTGGGCGATCTCGACCGGCGCCAGAGCGGACCCGCGGGCGTCCATCCCGTCTCTGGCCCTGGCCCCGGCGCCGGGCCCGCGAGCGCGACGGGTCTGCGCTTCACCCTCCTTCCCGACGCCGCGGGAATCGACCTCGTCATGACCTCGGGCCGGATGCCGAGCCGGGAGATCGCCGAGGTGAACGGCGGTGGCGTGGCGCTGTTCGACTACGACAGGGATGGGGACCTCGACATCTTTCTCGCCAACGGCTCGACCCTCGAGGCCACGGAGCTGGGTCCGGGCTCGCGCCTCTACGCGAATCGCGGCAACGGCACCTTCGAAGACGCGACCGCGAAGGCCGGGATCGATCTGCGTCGCTGGGCGACCGGAGTCGCGGTCGGCGACTACGACGGCGACGGCTGGGACGATCTCTACGTCGCCTGTTTCGGCCGCAACGTCCTGCTGCGCAATCAGGCGGACGCGGCTTCCGGCCGGCGGTTCGTCGATGTCACCGCGCAGGCGGGCGTCGGCGACCCGGGCTGGTCGACGAGCGCCGCCTTCGGCGATCTCGACGGTGACGGTGACCTCGATCTCTACGTCGTGAACTACCTCGAGTTCGATCCCCAGCAACCGCCGGCCCGCACCGGCAACGCCTTCAAGGGGGTGCCGGTGATGGCGGGGCCGCGCGGACTGCGTGCTCAGCCCGACACGCTGTACGAAAACCGCGGGGATGGGACCTTCGCGGATTCGAGCGCGGTCGCCGGAGCGCGCGTCGACGGCGGACTCGACTACGGCCTCGTGACCCTCATCCTGGACTTCGATGGCGACGGCCGGCGCGACATCTTCGTCGGCAACGACTCCACCGCCAACCAGCTCTATCGCAATCTCGGATCGCTGCGATTCGAGAACGTCGCGGACCGTGCCGGCATCGCCGTGAGCGACCACGGGGTACCCCAGGCCACGATGGGTTTCGCCGTGACGGACGCCAACGGCGACGGCCGGCCGGATCTCTTCAACACTGCCTTCTCGGACGACACGAACACGCTGCGGATCAACCTCGGTGACGGCCTCTTCGACGACCGTTCGGCGCAGTACGGGCTCGCCGCGGTCAGCCGCCCGTTCCTCTCGTGGGGGTGCGGTTTCTACGACTTCGATCTCGATGGCGACGAGGATCTGTTCGTCGCCAACGGACACGTCTATCCAGAGCTGGACGGACCCGACCTCGGCGCTTCCTGGGCGCAGGAGCCGCTGCTGTTCGAGAGCCGGGGCGGGCGCTTCGAGCGCGCCTCCGCCTCCGCCTCCGGAGCGGGCGAATGGCTGGCGCGCCGGGTCCACGGTCGCGCGGTGGCGTTCGGTGATCTCGACGGCGATGCCGACGTCGACATCGTCATGACGACCCTGAACGGCTCGCCCTGGGTGCTGCGCAACGAGGCGCCACGGGGCAGAGCGCTGGCCGTCGAGCTGCGGGCGCCGGCGCCGAACCGGCACGCGTTCGGCAGCGTCGTGGAGCTCGAGACCCCCTCGGGCGTGGCGCGGCGCTGGATCACCGGCGGTGGCAGCTACCAGTCGGTCGACGAACCCGTGGCCTTCTTCGCGCTTGCCGGCGCGGCGCGCGGGACGCTGCGCGTGCGCTGGCCGGACGGCACCACCACGGTCGTCGAAGGGGTGCACGGCGACCAGCGGCTGGTGGTCGCCAAGCCCCCTCTCTAG